DNA sequence from the Streptomyces canus genome:
GGCACCCACTCCCATGGCCCCGGTCACGTCCCTCAGCGACTCCGTCAACCAGCAGCTCAGCTCCGCGATCTCCGCCACCCTGCCGGAGGCCTCCGCGGACCCACTGCTGCGACGTAGCGACCGGGCCGACTTCCAGGCGAACGGCATCCTGGCGCTCGCCAAGAAGGCGAAGGCGAACCCGAGGGAGCTGGCGACGCAGGTCGTGGCGAAGGTCGCGTCGGGCGACGTGATCAAGGACATCGAGGTCTCCGGCCCCGGCTTCCTGAACGTCACGATCACGGACCGGGCGATCACCGAGACCCTGGCCGCGCGTTATGAGGACGGCGACCGTCTCGGCGTACCGCTCAAGGACGAGCCCGGCACCACGGTGATCGACTACGCCCAGCCGAACGTGGCGAAGGAGATGCACGTCGGGCACCTGCGCTCCGCGGTGATCGGCGACGCCCTGCGCGGCATGCTCGACTTCACCGGTGAGAAGACGATCGGCCGGCACCACATCGGCGACTGGGGCACCCAGTTCGGCATGCTCATCCAGTACCTGATCGAGAACCCGGGCGAGCTGGCCCCCCCGGACGAGGTCGACGGCGAGCAGGCCATGTCGAACCTGAACCGGGTGTACAAGGCGTCCCGTGTGGTCTTCGACTCCGACGAGGAGTTCAAGGAGCGGGCGCGGAAGCGGGTCGTGGCCCTGCAGTCCGGCGACAAGGAGACCCTCGAACTCTGGCAGCAGTTCGTGGACGAGTCGAAGGTCTACTTCTACTCGGTCTTCGCGAAGCTGGACATGGAGATCCGTGACGAGGAGATCGTCGGCGAGTCGGCGTACAACGAGGGCATGCCCGAGACCGCCCGCCTCCTGGAGGAGATGGGGGTGGCGGTCCGCTCCGAGGGCGCGCTGGTCGTCTTCTTCGACGAGATCCGCGGCAAGGACGACCAGCCGGTGCCTTTGATCGTGCAGAAGGCGGACGGCGGCTTCGGCTACGCGGCCTCCGACCTGACGGCGATCCGCAACCGGGTCACCGACCTGCACGCGACGACACTGCTGTACGTCGTGGACGTACGCCAGTCGCTCCACTTCAAGATGGTCTTCGAAGCGGCCCGCCGGGCAGGCTGGCTCTCCGACGGTGTCACCGCGCACAACATGGGCTACGGCACGGTGCTCGGCGCGGACGGCAAGCCGTTCAAGACCCGTGAGGGCGAGACCGTCAAGCTGGAGGACCTGCTGGACGAGGCGGTGCAGCGGGCGGCCGAGGTCGTACGGGAGAAGGCCAAGGACCTCACCGAGGACGAGATCCAGGAGCGGGCTGCACAGGTGGGCATCGGCGCGGTGAAGTACGCCGACCTGTCCACGTCCCCCAACCGGGACTACAAGTTCGACCTGGACCAGATGGTCTCGCTGAACGGCGACACGTCCGTGTACCTCCAGTACGCGTACGCCCGTATCCAGTCGATCCTCCGCAAGGCGGGAGAGGTACGGCCGACCGCCCACCCGGAGCTCGAACTGGCGGACGCGGAGCGGGCGTTGGGCCTGCACCTGGACGCGTTCGGCAGCACGGTCTTCGAGGCGGCCGCGGAGTACGCCCCGCACAAGCTGGCGGCGTACCTCTACCAGCTGGCCTCGCTGTTCACGTCGTTCTACGACAAGTGCCCGGTGATCAAACCGGCACCGCCGAAGGACATCGCGGAGAACCGTCTGCTCCTGTGCGACCTGACCGCCCGCACCCTGCACCAGGGGATGGCGCTGCTGGGGATCAGGACGCCCGAGAAGCTCTGACCGTCCCGTAGGCGGTGTGGCCGCGCGCTTTTACGGCAGCCCGAACTCGCACCACACCGCCTTGCCCAGCTCCCGCTCCCGCACTCCCCACTTGTCGCTCAGCGCGGAGACGAGCAGCAGCCCCCGCCCGCCCTCGTCCCCGTCGTGCACGACATGCGGCACCCCGCCCCCGCTGTCGTGCACCTCGACGACCAGCGCGCTCACGTCGTACCGCAGAAACAGCCTCAACTGGCGCCCGGGCGGTACGCCGTGCAGCAGCGCGTTGGTCACCAGCTCGCTCACGCAGAGCAGTACGTCGTCCGCCCGCGCGGTCTCCGCGAGGCCCCAGCCGGCCAGGGCCTCGGCCGTGAAGCGGCGTGCGGCCTGCGCGGATCGGCGTTCGCGGCGGAAGAACCTCTCGCGCAGGAGCGGTAGTTGGGTCGTCTCGTTCACGGGACGAGAGTTGCGGAGAGTGACTACCGTGGATCACTCGGTGAACCCGTACAGATTTTTTGTACGGGCTCGCACCCGGTGACGTACGCGCCCCGAGGGGGAGGGAGACCGTCATGAGCGCCAGGAAGCCGCCGCGGCCGAAGAACCTCACGTCCATGAAGATGCTGGGCAAACAACTCGGCACCGCCCGCCGCGCCGCGGGCCACACCCAGACCGCCCTCGCCGACCTGGTCCGCGTCGACGAGGAGACCATCGCGTCGATCGAGCAGGGCAGGCGGACGCTGAAACCGGACCTGGCCACGCTGCTGGACGAAGTCCTGGAGACGAAGGGGATGTTGGCGGCGGGCGTGGCCAACCTGCCGGACATCGACCAGTTCCCGATGTGGGCCGAGCTGTACATGGAGCATGAGCGGGAGGCCATCTCCCTCTCCTGGTACGACAACGCGGTCCTGCCCGGCCTGCTCCAGACCGACCCGTACGTCCGAGCCGTACTCCGCAACCGCGTTCCCGCATACGACGAGAGCGAGATCGAGACACGTACGGCGGCCCGTCTGGAACGTCAGGAGATCCTGCACCGCAGGAACCCGCCCACGCTGAGCTTCATCGTGTGGGAGCCGGTGCTGCACATGAAGATCAGCGGCACGGAACAACTGCGCCATCTTCGGGTGATCGCTGAACTGCCCTGTGTGTCCCTCCAGTTCTTGCCGTTGGACAGTCCGTACCACGCGGGCCTGGACGGCCCGTTCACCCTTCTCGAAACACCGGACCACCAGCACCTCGCGTACACCGAGTCGCAACGCGGCAGCCAGTGGGTTTCCGACGCGGACGAGGTGTCCAAGCTGGCGCGCAAATATGCGATGCTGCGGACACAGGCCCTGACCACACAGGACTCGAGGGACCTGCTCGACCGCCTGCTAGGAGAGCGATGAGCGCCGAAGCACTTCACTGGTTCAAGTCGACGTACAGCGGCAGTGAAGGCGGCCAGTGCGTCGAGGTAGCCGCCTCCCCGCACACCATCCACGTCCGCGACTCCAAGAACCCCGAGCCCACCCTCCGGGTAACGCCCACCACCTGGACCGCCTTCACCACCGGTCTCAAGTAGCGCCGTCCGCCATTGTCAGTGGCTCCCCCTACAGTCACTGACATGGCGACTCTTCCCAACCCGCTGCCCACCCTGGCGGCAGACCCGAGCGGCCGTTCGCTCGGACTCGGGCTCCCCCTCGGGAGACTGATCGACGAGACCGACGACGGCCCCTGGCACGAGCCGTTGCTGTGGCATGCCGAGTACGCCGCGTCCTCCGGCGCCTGGACCGCACTGGGCGCCCCGGCCGCGCGAACGGGCCTGCTGCCGGTGCTGATAGAGGTCGGCGGCAGTCAGGGCGGGCCGGACGAGTGGGAGTTGATGCCCGGGGAGATGTCGTACCCCGGGGACCACGACCCCGAGGAACTGCTGGCGGAGTACTGGGCGTACGTGATCGAGGAGCCCGACGACCTCGACGAGACGATCGCCCCCTACGACGAGGCGTGGCCCGGCATCGCCCTGGCCCCCGCGTCCCTGCGCATCGACCCGGACCGCCGGGCCGCCGAGACGGCCGACGCGCTCCTCGACGAGGGCTCGTGGTTCAAGGAGCCGCGCCTCGCCCTGGTCCCGGCCCGTCGCAGCGCGGACATCCCGGCGGCCATCGGCTGGACGGGACCGATGAACTTCGAGGGCGACACCGCGCGGATCAGCGCGGTCCTCCGCTCCTGGGAGGACCGCTTCGGCATACGCGTGGTCGCGCTCACCTTCGACCAACTGGTGCTGTCCGTCGCCGCCCCGCCGACGACGAAGGACGAGGCGGAGGCCGTCGCCGCCGAGCACTTCGCGTTCTGCCCGGACACCATCACCCAGGGGGACCACGAGACCCTGCGCGCGTACGCCGAGCACGCGGTGCTGGGGCAGCGGGTCTGGTCGTTCTGGTGGGACTGATCTGGTGGGACTGACGGGACTCAGCCGGGGCAGCAGCCGTGCTCCAAGCTCTCCATCTCTCCACGCTGCCGTCAGCCCGGCCGTTAGGGTTGGCGCCGTGGAAATGCTGCACCTGCGCTATTTCGTCGCCGTCGCCGAGGAACTGAACTTCACCGCCGCGGCTCGCAGACTGCACATGTCGACGCCCCCGTTGAGCAAACGGATCAAGGACCTGGAGCATGAGGTCGGGCACCGCCTCTTCGACCGCAGCACCCACCATGTCCGGCTCACTCCGGCCGGCACCGCGCTGCTGCCGATCGCCCAGGACGTACTGGAACAGGTCAACTCGATCCCCTGGCGGCTGGCCGAGGCCAGGCGGCCGCAGCGCAGCACCGTGTTCCTCGGCATGCCCGAGGGCGTCCACCCCGACCTGCGCGACCTGGTCAACGCCCTCGCCGAGCGGGTGCGGGAGCGGTTCGAGATCAAGCGCTGGCCCGGTGCCACCGCAGATCTGGTCACCGCGGTGCGCGACGGCCGCCTCGCGCTGACACTGGCCCGGCTCCCGGTCACCGGCCCCGCGCTGGAACAGCTGGAGCAGCTGACGGTGATGTCGGAGCGGCTCGGCGCGGTCGTACCGGCGGACCGGTTCGCCGGCCGGGAGGCCATCGCGCTGGCCGAGCTCACCGGCCTCCCCTACGCCGCCTCCCCCGACATCACTCCCGCGTATTTCGACCAGCTCGACCGTCAGCTGTCGGAACTCGGGGTGAAGAAGCGCATCAAAATCACTCACGCGGGATTCGGTGCGGCCTCCGAAGTGATTTCCTCAGGGCTGGCTTTTTCCATTTCCATGCTCGACGAGAAAAGTCCCATGCACGGTTACGGAATAGAGAATGTGACCGTCCTCCCCTTCACGGACTTCCACCCCCGCCTGGAGACCGCCCTCCTGTGGAACCGCGACCGCGGCGACTGCGGTGACCTGGAGGAACTTGTCACCGCAGTGCGCGAGATCTTCAGTGAGCCGATCCAGATCTAGCGGCCACAACGGTATGACCACTGTGGTCATACCGCCCTTCACAGCTTGATCATTCCGTTTCTCCTCCGTCCTCACTAGCTTCGTTATCAGAGCAACGAAGCAAGGTGCGAAAGGACGAACGATGACGGACACCAACACCCCCACCGGCCCCCTGGACGGTGTGCGCGTAATCGACCTCTCGACCGTCGTGATGGGCCCGTACGCCGCCCAGATCCTCGGTGACCTCGGCGCCGACGTGATCAAGATCGAGTCCCCCGCCGACACCGTGCGCGTCGGCCAGTACCGCACCACGCCCGGCATGACCCCGCTGAACCTCAACGTCAACCGCAACAAGCGCAGCGTCGCGCTCAACCTCAAGGACGCCGCCGAGCGCGACCGGGCCCTCGAACTGATCGACACCGCGGACGTGTTCATCACCAACATGCGCCCGCACGCGCTCAGCCGCCTCGGCATGACCTACGACGACCTCGCCCGGCGCAACCCCGGCCTGGTCTACGCGCACGCCCAGGGTTTCCGCAGCGACTCCGACCGGGCCGGCGACGCCGCCTACGACGAGACCGTGCAGGCCTCCTCCGGGCTCGTCGACATCGCCCACCGCGCCCTGGGCGAGCCGGTCTACCTGCCGACCATCCTCGGCGACAAGGTCTCCTCGCTGACCATCGCCTACAGCGTGCTCGCCGCGCTGCTGCACCGGAACGGCACCGGGCAGGGCCAGCGCGTCGAGATCCCGATGACGGACACGCTGATCGCCTTCAACCTGGTCGAGCACCTCTCGGGGCACGTCTACGAGCCGGCACAGGGCACCACGGGCTTCCCGCTGTCGATGACGAAGGGCCACCGAGCCGTCCGTACCAAGGACGGTCTCGCCTGTGTGATCCCCTACAACCCGCAGAACTTCCGGGACTTCTTCGCCGCCGCGGGCCGTCCCGACCTGGCCGCCGACCCGCGCGTCAACGGCGAGGCCATCGACGGCGCCGACCACGAGGCCCTGGCCGCGCTGATCGACGCGTGCGCCCCGGCGCTGACCACCGCCGAGTGGACCGAGGTGTGCTCCAAGCACAGCATCCCGATGGCCCCGGTCCTGGAGCTGGACCGCGCGCACGAGGACGACTACGTCCGCGGCGGCCACCTCCTCGACACCGTCGAGCACCCGACCGAGGGCGCGATCCGCACCGTGGGCATCCCGGTGCAGTTCTCCGCCACCCCCGGCTCGATCCGCCGCCTCGCCCCCGTCGCGGGCCAGGACACCGCGGCCGTCCTCGCCGAACTCGAAGCCGCTCGCTGAGCCCGCGCAGAAAGCCCGCGTGCACAGCCGGCGAAGAAAGAAGCAATCCATGAGCACCCCCGAAGTCCGCACCGAACAGCTCGACTCCACCCTGCTGATCACGATCGACCGCCCGCAGGCCCGCAACGCCGTGAACGCCGCCGTCGCCGCCGGCCTCGCCGCCGCCCTGGACCGACTGGAAGCCGACCCCGACCTCCGCGTCGGCGTCCTGACCGGCGCGGAGGGCACCTTCAGCGCCGGCATGGACCTCAAGGCCGCCCTGCGCGGCGAGTCCCCCGAGATCGAGGGCCGCGGTTTCGGCGGCCTCACCGAGACCGAACTGACGAAGCCTCTGATCGCCGCCGTCGAGGGCTGGGCGATGGGCGGCGGCTTCGAACTGGCCCTGGGCTGCGACCTGATCGTCGCCGCCGAGGACGCGCGATTCGGCCTGCCCGAGGTCAAGCGCGGCCTGATCGCCGCGGGCGGCGGAGTGATCCGACTGCCGCAGCGCATCCCGCACCACCTGGCGATGGAGTTCCTGCTGACCGGCGAACCCGTCGACGGCCGCCGGGCCGCCGAACTGGGCCTGGCCAACCGGGTCACCGCCCCGGGCGAGGCCACCGCCGTTGCCCTGCGACTCGCCGAGCAGCTCACGCTGAACGCCCCGCTCGCGCTGGCCGCGGTCAAGCAGATCGTGCGCGCCGCCCACGGTGTGCCCGAGGCCGACGCCTTCGCGGTACAGCGCAAGGAAATGGCCGGCCTGACGGCCTCGGCCGACGTCCGCGAGGGAATGACCGCCTTCGCCGAGCGCCGCGCCCCGCAGTGGACGGGCAAGTGACATGAGGATCGACGACGTACGGCAGCACGTGATCACTCCGCTGACCGGCCCGGCGTTCCCGCCGGTGGTCCCGAGGTTCACCGACCGCGAGTACCTCAACATCGTCTACCGCACCGACGCCGACGCGCTGCGCGCCGTGGTCCCCGAACCCCTGCGGATCGACGAGCCGTTGGTCCGGTTCGAGGTCATGAAGATGGGCGACGTCAGCGGCTACGGCCCCTACACCGAGGCCGGCCAGGCGATCCCGGTGACCCTCGACGGCGAACGCGGCGAGTACCTGCACGCCATGTACCTCGACAACTTCCCGGCGACCGCGTCGGGGCGCGAGGTCAGCGCGTACCCGAAGACGATCGCCGCACCAAGCCTCTGCCTCGACCACGGCACCTTGGTCGGCACCCTCGACCACGGCTCGCTCCGGGTCGCCACCGCGACCATGGGCTACAAGCACCACGAGCTCGACCGCCGCGAGGCCGAGGCACAGATCACCGTGCCGACCTTCATGCTCAAGACGATCCCCGGCTACGACGGTTCGCCCCGGGTGCAGGAACTCGTCCGCACCGAGATCACCGACATCGAGGTCAAGTGGGCCTACACCGGTCCCGCGAGGCTCCAGCTCTTCCAGCACGTCCTCGCCCCCCTGGCCGACCTGCCGGTCCTGGAGATCGTCTCCGCGAGCCACATCCTCACCGACCTGACGCTCGCCCCGGTCAAGCCGGTCTTCGACTACCTCGAAGGAGCAGCGTCGTGACACACGACTTTCGTACGGCCGCCGTGATCGGCGCCGGCACCATCGGACTCTCCTGGACGACCCTCTTCGCCGCCCACGGCCTCACCGTCCACGTGACCGACCCCCGCCCCGACCTCGCCGAAGCCGTCGACGCGGCCCTGGCCGACTTCGCCCCGCACCTCGCGGCCCGGGGCCTGGACGTCGGGGGTCTCGCCGACCGGGTCCACCTCGCGGCCGACGTGACGGAGGCGGTCCGGGACGCGGACGTGGTCCAGGAGAACGGCCCGGAGCGGGTCGAGTTCAAGAAGGACCTGTTCGCCACCCTGGTCCGCGAAGCGCCGCAGCACGCACTCCTGCTGAGCTCGTCCTCGGCGATCCCCTCGACCGACTTCACCACGGACCTGGTCCGGGAGGACGCCGGCCGGATCCTCATCGGCCACCCCTTCAACCCCCCGCACCTGATCCCCCTGGTCGAGGTCGTCCCCGGCGAACGCACCACCGAGGACGCCGTCCAGGCCGCGGTGAACTTCTACACCCTCCTCGGCCGCACCCCGGTCGTCGAGCGCAAGGAGATCCCCGGCTTCGTCGGCAACCGCCTCCAGAACGCCCTCAACCGCGAGGCGATCTACCTCGTCGAGCAGGGCGTGGTGACCCCCGAGGACCTCGACAAGGTGATGACGAACTCCCTCGGCATCCGCTGGTCGACGGTGGGCCCGTTCCTCGGCTCCCACCTGGGCGGCGGCCCCGGCGGCTACCGGCACATCGTCGAGCACATCGGAGCCTCGATGGGACAGGTGTGGGCGACCCTCGGCACCCCGTCCCAGACCCCCGAGGAGAAGGAACGGCTCATCACGGCCGTAGAAGACGCTTACGGCTCCTCCACGTACTCGGAACTCACCGAGACGCGCGACCGCAGGCAACTGGCCGTCCTGGCCGCACTGGACAACTCCCACAAGGAGGAGAACTGAGATGACCACCACCGTGCAGCCCCTCGAAGACCAGCTGATCTCCGACTTCTACGGCTACGAGGCCCTGCTGCCCGACGAGGAGCGCAAGCTCCTCCTCAAGGCCCGCACCCTCATGCGCGACGAGGTCAAGCCGCTGGTGAACGAGAACTGGGGCAACGGCACCTTCCCCCGGGAACTGATCGGCATCTTCCGCGAGAGCGGCCTGGCGGGCCTCCCCTACGAGGGCTACGGCGAGCACCGCCCCGCCGTCAGCAACCTGCTCACCGGCATGATGGCGATGGAGATGAGCCGCACCGACGCCTCGGTGGCCACGTTCTTCGGCGTCCACAACGGACTGGCGATGTACTCCGTCCACTCCGGCGGCGACCAGGAGCAGCGGGACCGCTGGCTGCCCGGGATGGCCGCGATGGACAAGATCGGCGCGTTCGCGATGACCGAGCCGCTCGGCGGCTCCGACGTGGCGGGCGGCATGCGCACCACGGCCCAGCGCGACGGTGACAGCTGGATCCTCAACGGGGCCAAGAAGTGGATCGGCAACGCGACCTTCGCCGACTACGTCGTCGTCTGGGCGAGGGACGTCGGCGACAACCACGTCAAGGGATTCGTGGTCGAGAAGGACACTCCCGGCTTCGAACCGACGAGGATCGAGGGCAAGATCGCCTTCCGGATCGTGGAGAACGCCGAGATCACCCTGACCGACGTCCGCGTCCCGGAGGCGAACCGCCTCCAGAACATCGACTCCTTCCGCGATGTCGCCGAGATCCTGCGCGCCACCCGCGGCGGGGTCGCCTGGCAGGCGCTGGGCGTGATGATCGGCGCCTACGAACTCGCCCTGGACTACGCCAAGGAGCGCAAGCAGTTCGGCCGCCCGATCGCCCGGTTCCAGCTGGTGCAGGACCTGCTCGTGAAGAGCCTCGGCAACATCACCGCCTCCTGGGGCATGCTCGTGCAGCTCGCCCGGCTCCAGGACGCCGGGATCTTCCACGACGAACACTCGTCGCTGGCCAAGGCGTTCGTCACCTCGCGGATGCGGGAGGTCGTCGCCTGGAGCCGGGAGATCTTCGGCGGCAACGGCATCGTGCTGGACTACGACATCGCCCGCTTCTTCACCGACGCCGAGGCGATCTACTCCTTCGAGGGCACCCGGGAGATGAACACCCTGATCGTCGGCAAGGCGATCACGGGACAGAGCGCCTTCGTCTGAACGACCACCCGAACACCGGCCGTATGGGGCGTGACTCGCGCAGGAGGCGAGTCACGCCCCGCCGCGCAACCCCTCCCCCAGCCTCCGCAGCCCCTCCCCGATCTCCCGCGGCGTCTGCGTCACGAAGCACAGCCGCAGGGTCGAGCGGTCGGGCTCACCGGCGTAGAAGGGCGCCCCCGGGACGTAGGCCACATCCCACGTCACGACCTGCGGAAGCAGCGCGGTCGTGTCGTACGACGCCGGAAGCCGCGCCCAGAGGAACATGCCGCCCTCGGGCCGGGTCCAGGTCGACCCCTCGGGCAGGGCGTCGGCCAGCCCCGCCAGCATGGCGTCCCGCCGCTCCCCGTAGACCCCGGCGACGCGCCGCACATGCGCGTCGAGGTCGCGGTCGGCCAAGTACCGTGCCGCGGCGAGCTGGTTGACGGTCGGGGTGTGCAGATCGGCGGCCTGCTTGGCGACCGCGCAGGCCCGCCGCAGCTCGCCGGGCGCCCGCAGCCAGCCGAGCCGCAGCCCGGGGGCCATGACCTTGGAGAAGGACCCGAGCAGCACGACCCGGTCGCGGACCTCCTTGTGGGAGGCGATCCACGGCACCCGCTCGCCCTCGAAGCGGAGCTCGCCGTACGGGTCGTCCTCGACGATCCACAGCCCGCGCCGCGCGGCCACGGACGCGACGGCGGCCCGGCGCTCCGCGGACATGGTCCGTCCGGTCGGGTTCTGGAAGGTGGGCACGGTGTAGAGCAGCTTGGGCCGCTCCTTCACCACCAGCTCCTCCAGCGCGACCGGATCCGGACCCTCCCCGTCCCCCGGCACGGCCACCACCCGGGCACCGGCGAGCCCGAAGGCCTGAAGTGCCGCCAGATAACAGGGACTTTCGACGAGGACGGTGTCCCCGGGCTCAAGGAGCGCGGTGGCGAGCAGCGACAGCGCCTGCTGCGACCCGGTGGTGACGAGGAGATCGTCCGCCTCCGTGACCAGCCCCCGAACCGACATCCGCGCCGCGAGGGCCGCCCGCAGCACGGGCTCGCCCTCGGTGGTCGAGTACTGGAGCGCCCGCTCGGGCATCTCCTCCAGGACCGCGCGGAAGGCGGCCGCGATCCCCTCGGCGTCGAACAGTTCGGGCGCCGGCAGCCCGCCCGCGAAGTTGATGACCTCGGGGCGGGCGGTGACGGCGAGGATGTCCCGTACGGGCGACCCACCGACCGCCCGGGCCCGGGCGGCGAGCGGCGGCACGGAAGCGATCATGGGCACCGTCATGGCACGGCTCCTTCACCTGCGGACTGCGGACTGCGACGACTGGGTCCAGCGCAGCCTAAGCAAATGAATGCCGCCTACAAGCACCTTTCCGCGATACGGACGTCACGCACCCGCTCACGCCTTGGTGCCGGTCGCCCCGTAGACGTTGATGTCGTCGTCCGTGACGTCGTTGATGTCGCGGTAACGGATCTTCTCGATGTCGTCGAGGGACTCGAAGTCCTCGGCGTCGATGGCCGGCGGCTCGGGTGCGGGCCCCGGGTGCCACTGATGCGCGGGCACCACGCCGGGCTCGTCCAGGGAGACACCCGGCACGTCGGTGAAGAACCGCTCCACCTCCCGCCTGGACCGGAACACGAAGGTGAACCCGCGTTCGGTGTAGGTCCGCTGGACCGCGCGGGTGGGCTCGGGATGCAGCTCGTCGGTCAGATGGCTGAGCACGATCCGGCTGCCGGCGGGCAGGGCCTCCACGAGCTCCCGCACGATGGGATAGGCCTCGTCGTCCTCGACGAAGTGCAGGATCGCGACCAGGCACAGCGCGATCGGCTGGTCGAAGTCCAGTGTCTTGGCGGCCTGTTCGAGGATCTGCGCGGGACTCTTGAAGTCGGCGTCGACGTAGTCCGTACGCCCCTCGGGTCCGCTGGTGAGCAGCGCGCGGGCATGCGCCAGCACCACCGGGTCGTTGTCGACGTACACGACCCGGGAGTCGGGCCGGATCCGCTGGGCGATCGTGTGGACGTTCTCCGCGGTGGGCAGCCCGGTGCCGATGTCGAGGAACTGCCGGATCCCGTCCCGCGCGGCCAGCCTGTCGACGGCCCGGCGCATGAAGTCACGGTTGTGGCGTACGTCGAGGTAGCCGCGGGGGTTGGCGGCGAGCGCGGCGGCGGCCGCCTCACGGTCGGCGGGGTAGTTGTCCTTGCCGCCGAGGAAGACGTCGTAGACGCGGGCCGGATGGGCCTTGGTGGTGTCGATCCTCCTGGCCAGCTCGGCCGGGTCCTGACTCAGCGCGTCACCGGACATGGGCGTCTCCCCTGTGAATGTGTCGGTCCTTCGACGGACAACCACCGCGATCGTCAAGAACCTAACTCCCCGGGCGACTTGATGGTGCCCGGCGCCCGATATGCCCCGTCCCGCATCCCACGACAGGGACTCGGGAAGCCACATCTCCGCAGGTCAGCGCGGTTCCCGACGCAAGGCCGTCCCGAATTCCCCGCCAAGGCTGGCGAACGTCGCCGCTGCCCCGCAGCCTGATCCCATGCCCACCCGACCCCACACCCCCCGCCTGCTCACCGCACTCGCCCTCGCCCTCCTCTCCCTCACCACCCTCACGGGCTGCAAAGACGGCCAGGGCGTAC
Encoded proteins:
- the argS gene encoding arginine--tRNA ligase, with amino-acid sequence MAPVTSLSDSVNQQLSSAISATLPEASADPLLRRSDRADFQANGILALAKKAKANPRELATQVVAKVASGDVIKDIEVSGPGFLNVTITDRAITETLAARYEDGDRLGVPLKDEPGTTVIDYAQPNVAKEMHVGHLRSAVIGDALRGMLDFTGEKTIGRHHIGDWGTQFGMLIQYLIENPGELAPPDEVDGEQAMSNLNRVYKASRVVFDSDEEFKERARKRVVALQSGDKETLELWQQFVDESKVYFYSVFAKLDMEIRDEEIVGESAYNEGMPETARLLEEMGVAVRSEGALVVFFDEIRGKDDQPVPLIVQKADGGFGYAASDLTAIRNRVTDLHATTLLYVVDVRQSLHFKMVFEAARRAGWLSDGVTAHNMGYGTVLGADGKPFKTREGETVKLEDLLDEAVQRAAEVVREKAKDLTEDEIQERAAQVGIGAVKYADLSTSPNRDYKFDLDQMVSLNGDTSVYLQYAYARIQSILRKAGEVRPTAHPELELADAERALGLHLDAFGSTVFEAAAEYAPHKLAAYLYQLASLFTSFYDKCPVIKPAPPKDIAENRLLLCDLTARTLHQGMALLGIRTPEKL
- a CDS encoding ATP-binding protein yields the protein MNETTQLPLLRERFFRRERRSAQAARRFTAEALAGWGLAETARADDVLLCVSELVTNALLHGVPPGRQLRLFLRYDVSALVVEVHDSGGGVPHVVHDGDEGGRGLLLVSALSDKWGVRERELGKAVWCEFGLP
- a CDS encoding helix-turn-helix domain-containing protein produces the protein MSARKPPRPKNLTSMKMLGKQLGTARRAAGHTQTALADLVRVDEETIASIEQGRRTLKPDLATLLDEVLETKGMLAAGVANLPDIDQFPMWAELYMEHEREAISLSWYDNAVLPGLLQTDPYVRAVLRNRVPAYDESEIETRTAARLERQEILHRRNPPTLSFIVWEPVLHMKISGTEQLRHLRVIAELPCVSLQFLPLDSPYHAGLDGPFTLLETPDHQHLAYTESQRGSQWVSDADEVSKLARKYAMLRTQALTTQDSRDLLDRLLGER
- a CDS encoding DUF397 domain-containing protein, producing the protein MSAEALHWFKSTYSGSEGGQCVEVAASPHTIHVRDSKNPEPTLRVTPTTWTAFTTGLK
- a CDS encoding DUF4253 domain-containing protein, translating into MATLPNPLPTLAADPSGRSLGLGLPLGRLIDETDDGPWHEPLLWHAEYAASSGAWTALGAPAARTGLLPVLIEVGGSQGGPDEWELMPGEMSYPGDHDPEELLAEYWAYVIEEPDDLDETIAPYDEAWPGIALAPASLRIDPDRRAAETADALLDEGSWFKEPRLALVPARRSADIPAAIGWTGPMNFEGDTARISAVLRSWEDRFGIRVVALTFDQLVLSVAAPPTTKDEAEAVAAEHFAFCPDTITQGDHETLRAYAEHAVLGQRVWSFWWD
- a CDS encoding LysR family transcriptional regulator, with the translated sequence MLHLRYFVAVAEELNFTAAARRLHMSTPPLSKRIKDLEHEVGHRLFDRSTHHVRLTPAGTALLPIAQDVLEQVNSIPWRLAEARRPQRSTVFLGMPEGVHPDLRDLVNALAERVRERFEIKRWPGATADLVTAVRDGRLALTLARLPVTGPALEQLEQLTVMSERLGAVVPADRFAGREAIALAELTGLPYAASPDITPAYFDQLDRQLSELGVKKRIKITHAGFGAASEVISSGLAFSISMLDEKSPMHGYGIENVTVLPFTDFHPRLETALLWNRDRGDCGDLEELVTAVREIFSEPIQI
- a CDS encoding CaiB/BaiF CoA transferase family protein, coding for MTDTNTPTGPLDGVRVIDLSTVVMGPYAAQILGDLGADVIKIESPADTVRVGQYRTTPGMTPLNLNVNRNKRSVALNLKDAAERDRALELIDTADVFITNMRPHALSRLGMTYDDLARRNPGLVYAHAQGFRSDSDRAGDAAYDETVQASSGLVDIAHRALGEPVYLPTILGDKVSSLTIAYSVLAALLHRNGTGQGQRVEIPMTDTLIAFNLVEHLSGHVYEPAQGTTGFPLSMTKGHRAVRTKDGLACVIPYNPQNFRDFFAAAGRPDLAADPRVNGEAIDGADHEALAALIDACAPALTTAEWTEVCSKHSIPMAPVLELDRAHEDDYVRGGHLLDTVEHPTEGAIRTVGIPVQFSATPGSIRRLAPVAGQDTAAVLAELEAAR
- a CDS encoding crotonase/enoyl-CoA hydratase family protein, yielding MSTPEVRTEQLDSTLLITIDRPQARNAVNAAVAAGLAAALDRLEADPDLRVGVLTGAEGTFSAGMDLKAALRGESPEIEGRGFGGLTETELTKPLIAAVEGWAMGGGFELALGCDLIVAAEDARFGLPEVKRGLIAAGGGVIRLPQRIPHHLAMEFLLTGEPVDGRRAAELGLANRVTAPGEATAVALRLAEQLTLNAPLALAAVKQIVRAAHGVPEADAFAVQRKEMAGLTASADVREGMTAFAERRAPQWTGK
- a CDS encoding acetoacetate decarboxylase, producing MRIDDVRQHVITPLTGPAFPPVVPRFTDREYLNIVYRTDADALRAVVPEPLRIDEPLVRFEVMKMGDVSGYGPYTEAGQAIPVTLDGERGEYLHAMYLDNFPATASGREVSAYPKTIAAPSLCLDHGTLVGTLDHGSLRVATATMGYKHHELDRREAEAQITVPTFMLKTIPGYDGSPRVQELVRTEITDIEVKWAYTGPARLQLFQHVLAPLADLPVLEIVSASHILTDLTLAPVKPVFDYLEGAAS